From Nymphaea colorata isolate Beijing-Zhang1983 chromosome 6, ASM883128v2, whole genome shotgun sequence, a single genomic window includes:
- the LOC116255415 gene encoding glycerol-3-phosphate acyltransferase 5-like — translation MVSRFSLEDAAQESVVSELEGTLLKDADTFSYFMLVAFEASGLVRFTVLLLCWPFFRALHSLGYHDAALRLAIFVAVAGLPEMEIEMVSRAVLPKFFMDDLDVEAWRVFSRFGRKVVVSSCPRIMVEWFGTKHLGADDVVGPDLAFNRFGRATGFVVRAGQGSVADRVKSALKSDRPDVGLGRGPSISSLLSSCKEQHHTPFTADGETHSDQLFRPPPVIFHDGRLVRRPTPATALLTLIWIPLGSVLAFVRLLAGVLQPVWLIPYSIPIFGGELTVRGSPPPPASSEAGEGVLFVCTHRTLMDPVALSVALQRRLTAVTYSISRLSEILSPIPTVRLTRNRQVDAERIRLELGKGDLVVCPEGTTCREPFLLRFSALFAELTDRIVPVGINYRVSFFHATTARGYKAMDPIFFMMNPRPAYEVTLLNQLPVELTCSGGKSAQEVANYVQRILGSAMGYECTRLTRRDKYQVLAGNDGTVSHASNWDGFVKKLEGLLHRHLLKSFH, via the exons ATGGTGTCTCGATTCTCGCTGGAGGATGCAGCGCAGGAGTCGGTGGTGTCGGAGCTGGAGGGAACGCTGCTCAAGGACGCGGACACCTTCTCCTACTTCATGCTCGTCGCCTTCGAGGCGTCGGGCCTTGTCCGCTTCACCGTCCTTCTGCTATGTTGGCCGTTCTTCCGCGCCCTCCACTCGCTCGGCTACCACGACGCCGCACTCCGGCTGGCCATCTTCGTAGCGGTGGCGGGACTGCCGGAGATGGAGATCGAGATGGTGTCGCGGGCGGTCCTGCCCAAGTTCTTCATGGACGACCTCGACGTGGAGGCGTGGCGGGTGTTCAGCCGGTTCGGCCGCAAGGTGGTGGTGAGCAGCTGCCCGAGGATCATGGTGGAGTGGTTCGGCACCAAGCACCTGGGCGCCGATGACGTCGTCGGTCCCGACCTCGCCTTCAACCGGTTCGGTCGGGCCACCGGTTTTGTCGTCCGAGCTGGGCAAGGCTCGGTAGCCGACCGGGTCAAGAGCGCGCTCAAATCGGACCGGCCGGACGTCGGCCTCGGCCGCGGGCCCTCCATCTCTTCCCTCCTGTCTTCATGCAAG GAGCAGCACCACACGCCATTCACTGCCGACGGCGAGACCCACTCGGACCAGCTCTTCCGGCCACCACCTGTCATTTTCCACGACGGCAGACTGGTCCGCCGGCCGACGCCAGCGACCGCTCTCTTGACCCTCATCTGGATTCCTCTAGGCTCGGTTCTGGCCTTCGTCCGCCTCCTGGCCGGGGTCTTGCAGCCCGTATGGCTCATCCCCTACTCCATCCCCATCTTCGGCGGCGAGCTCACCGTCCGGGGGAGCCCTCCGCCGCCGGCGAGCAGCGAGGCAGGCGAGGGCGTGCTGTTCGTGTGCACCCACCGCACCCTGATGGACCCGGTCGCCCTGTCAGTAGCCCTGCAACGCAGGCTCACGGCGGTCACCTACTCGATCTCGCGCCTCTCCGAGATCCTATCTCCGATACCGACGGTCCGACTGACTCGGAACCGGCAGGTCGACGCGGAAAGGATCAGGTTGGAGTTGGGGAAGGGGGACCTGGTCGTGTGCCCGGAAGGGACGACGTGCCGGGAACCGTTTCTGTTGAGGTTCAGTGCGCTCTTCGCGGAGCTGACGGACCGTATCGTACCGGTGGGCATCAACTACCGGGTCAGCTTCTTTCACGCGACGACGGCTCGGGGGTACAAGGCAATGGATCCGATATTTTTCATGATGAACCCGAGACCGGCGTACGAGGTGACGCTGCTGAACCAGCTGCCGGTGGAGCTCACTTGCTCGGGAGGGAAGAGCGCGCAGGAGGTGGCGAACTACGTGCAGCGCATACTGGGGTCGGCGATGGGGTACGAGTGCACCAGGCTGACCCGGCGGGACAAGTACCAGGTGCTGGCCGGCAACGACGGCACCGTGTCCCATGCCTCCAACTGGGACGGCTTCGTTAAGAAGCTGGAGGGCCTTCTTCACCGGCACCTCCTCAAATCTTTCCactga
- the LOC116255521 gene encoding aspartic proteinase PCS1-like, which produces MTTLCSFFLLLLLFFFFPTFTASKPVVLPLQTMKISSVKHTTPTSKLLFRYNYSLVVPLKVGTPPQQINMVVDTGSELTWVQCQPSPELRGPIFNPSKSSSYHPLACASDVCANKARDLPSPPICDSKKLCHFAQAYADGSTSEGTIATETVSLGDLTLPSLVIGCTTSSYSSTKDDQTMTGLIGMNRGALSFVSQVGSPRFSYCISDTSSSGVLVIGESDPVWASAALNYTPFVGVSMPLPYFDRVAYSVQLVGVRVAGKVLPLPKTVFVPDHTGAGQTMVDSGTQFTLLLGPVYTALKNEYLQRTRGLLGVYEDKNYIFQGAHDLCYRWSGRVLPALPPVVLMFNGAEMAVTGERLLYKVPDRAGVYCFTFGNSDLVPVEAYIIGHHHQQNMWVEYDIERSRLGFAPARCDLARQRLVRG; this is translated from the exons ATGACGACTCTCTGCTCCTTCTtcctgctcctcctcctcttcttcttcttccccaccTTCACGGCCTCGAAGCCAGTAGTTCTTCCCCTCCAAACCATGAAGATTTCCTCGGTAAAGCACACCACACCAACAAGCAAGCTTCTCTTCCGCTATAACTACAGCTTGGTGGTTCCCCTCAAGGTGGGCACACCTCCACAGCAAATCAACATGGTGGTCGACACCGGAAGCGAGCTGACATGGGTTCAGTGCCAGCCCTCTCCTGAACTCAGAGGCCCAATCTTCAACCCTTCGAAATCTTCCTCCTACCATCCTCTCGCTTGCGCTTCAGACGTCTGCGCGAACAAGGCCAGAGACCTTCCTTCCCCGCCCATCTGCGACTCCAAGAAACTCTGCCACTTTGCTCAGGCCTACGCCGACGGTTCGACCAGCGAAGGCACCATAGCCACCGAGACCGTCTCCCTCGGCGACCTCACCCTCCCCAGCCTGGTAATCGGCTGCACCACCTCGAGCTATAGCTCCACCAAGGACGATCAGACCATGACCGGACTGATCGGCATGAACAGAGGAGCGCTCTCCTTCGTCTCGCAGGTGGGCTCGCCCCGGTTCTCTTACTGCATCTCCGACACGTCTTCTTCTGGGGTGCTGGTCATCGGCGAGTCGGACCCGGTCTGGGCGTCGGCGGCGTTGAACTATACGCCGTTTGTTGGTGTCTCGATGCCGCTGCCGTACTTTGATCGCGTGGCCTACTCTGTCCAGTTGGTGGGGGTTAGGGTGGCCGGAAAGGTGCTGCCGCTACCGAAGACGGTCTTCGTGCCGGACCACACCGGCGCGGGGCAGACCATGGTGGACTCAGGGACCCAGTTCACGCTGCTGCTAGGTCCGGTCTACACGGCCTTGAAGAACGAGTACTTGCAGCGAACTAGGGGATTGCTGGGGGTGTACGAGGACAAGAACTATATTTTCCAG GGAGCACATGACCTTTGCTACAGGTGGTCCGGCCGGGTGCTGCCGGCGCTGCCGCCGGTGGTGCTCATGTTCAATGGGGCGGAGATGGCGGTGACCGGGGAGAGGCTGCTGTACAAGGTGCCGGACAGGGCAGGGGTGTACTGCTTCACGTTTGGAAACTCGGACCTGGTGCCCGTGGAGGCATACATCATaggccaccaccaccagcaaAACATGTGGGTCGAGTACGACATAGAGAGGTCGAGGCTGGGCTTTGCTCCGGCTAGGTGCGACCTGGCTCGCCAAAGGTTGGTCCGGGGCTAG
- the LOC116256568 gene encoding probable E3 ubiquitin-protein ligase RHC2A: MSSLSSSYWCYRCSRFVRVWTRESVVCPDCDGGFVEEIDSPGRSTELRHRRFPAASVGRPTSRSNSPGRSSPRASVGQGSSFGRRNRGSGERSPFNPVIVLRGPPGEAGRGAVLPALERGRFELYYDDGVGSGLRPLPSSMSDFLMGSGFDRLLEQLSQVEVNGVGRCENPPASKSAVEAMPTIKIDQSHISCDSHCAVCKDPFELDAEAREMPCKHIYHSDCILPWLSMHNSCPVCRHELPTDVQPPAPRTAPQATDAPEEEDTVGLTIWRLPGGGFAVGRFSGGRRPGEGELPVVYTEMDGDLNSGAAARRAPWVAARSSSSRPSGGVGQAFRRFFSFLGRLRPSSSSRSSNLESPRDRSRQHGSALSRPSRQHGAWAFEYGSGVSRWG; this comes from the coding sequence ATGTCTTCCCTGAGCTCCTCCTACTGGTGCTACCGATGCAGCCGGTTTGTGAGGGTGTGGACCAGGGAGAGCGTCGTCTGTCCCGACTGCGATGGAGGGTTCGTCGAGGAGATTGATAGTCCCGGCAGGTCGACCGAGCTCCGCCATCGTCGGTTCCCGGCTGCTTCTGTCGGTCGGCCCACTAGCCGGTCCAATTCTCCCGGGCGATCGTCTCCGCGCGCTTCCGTTGGTCAGGGTTCGAGCTTCGGCCGGAGGAACAGGGGCAGCGGGGAGAGGTCGCCATTCAACCCCGTAATCGTCCTACGCGGGCCCCCCGGGGAAGCCGGTCGCGGGGCGGTGTTGCCTGCGCTCGAGCGGGGAAGGTTCGAGCTATACTACGACGATGGCGTCGGATCGGGGCTCAGGCCGCTCCCGTCGAGCATGTCCGAttttctgatgggatccgggtTCGATCGGCTCCTTGAGCAGCTGAGCCAGGTTGAGGTGAATGGGGTCGGACGCTGCGAGAACCCGCCGGCGTCCAAGAGCGCGGTGGAGGCGATGCCCACGATCAAGATCGACCAGAGCCATATCAGTTGCGATTCTCACTGCGCCGTCTGCAAGGACCCCTTCGAGCTCGACGCCGAAGCTCGGGAGATGCCGTGCAAACACATCTACCACTCCGACTGCATCCTTCCTTGGCTCTCAATGCACAATTCTTGCCCAGTCTGCCGCCACGAGCTTCCTACCGACGTTCAGCCGCCGGCGCCAAGGACTGCCCCTCAAGCCACTGATGCCCCAGAGGAAGAAGACACGGTCGGGTTGACTATTTGGAGGCTGCCTGGTGGTGGGTTCGCCGTCGGCAGGTTTTCTGGTGGCCGCCGTCCAGGGGAAGGCGAGCTTCCGGTGGTTTACACGGAAATGGACGGCGATCTCAATTCTGGAGCGGCGGCAAGGCGGGCGCCTTGGGTTGCTGCTCGAAGCAGCAGCTCAAGGCCGAGTGGTGGTGTCGGGCAAGCATTTAGAAGGTTCTTTTCCTTCCTCGGCAGGCTCCGCCCATCGTCTTCTTCAAGATCGTCGAATTTGGAATCTCCGAGGGATCGCAGCAGGCAGCATGGTTCGGCATTGTCCAGGCCCTCGAGGCAGCATGGTGCGTGGGCATTCGAATATGGTAGTGGCGTTTCCAGATGGGGTTAG